One segment of Streptomyces bathyalis DNA contains the following:
- a CDS encoding winged helix-turn-helix domain-containing protein — protein MTTVDVSLSADEARRIALAAQGLLGAPDRRAGVRGVLRRLGAVQLDTISVLARSHELVPYARLGAVGRSAVESAYWTGGHSFEYWSHAACILPVEEWPHFAFRRRERRARGHRWHILEDREAACAVVRDRLKADGPLTTTELGGGKNGGEWFDWSETKIAVEWLLDTGEVVCTERRGWKRVYDLAERAIPDELLHDDIDDHECMRRLVAQAGAAMGVATRADLADYHRLKGEQVDAVLPDTDLVPVQVEGWGKPAWADPAVLESPPRGRHRTTLLSPFDSLVWDRPRTQRIFDFTHRLEAYVPKPKRIHGYFAMPLLSGGKLLGRVDPGREGNTLLARQVSMAGRKAVAPMAKALWEAASWVGCEEVRVERCDDAKLAEALAHALTDGPEGA, from the coding sequence ATGACGACTGTGGATGTGTCGCTCTCCGCCGACGAGGCCCGGCGGATCGCCCTCGCGGCGCAGGGGCTGCTGGGCGCGCCGGACAGGCGTGCGGGAGTACGCGGAGTGCTGCGGCGCCTGGGCGCCGTCCAGTTGGACACCATCTCTGTTCTGGCCCGCTCGCACGAACTCGTTCCGTACGCGCGGCTGGGCGCCGTCGGCCGCTCCGCCGTCGAGTCGGCGTACTGGACGGGCGGCCACAGCTTCGAATACTGGTCGCACGCGGCCTGCATCCTGCCCGTCGAGGAGTGGCCGCACTTCGCCTTCCGGCGCCGTGAGCGGCGTGCGCGGGGGCACCGGTGGCACATTCTGGAGGACCGGGAGGCGGCCTGCGCAGTCGTGCGGGACAGGCTCAAGGCCGACGGTCCGCTGACCACCACGGAGCTGGGCGGCGGGAAGAACGGCGGCGAGTGGTTCGACTGGTCCGAGACGAAGATCGCCGTGGAGTGGCTTCTCGACACGGGCGAGGTGGTCTGCACCGAGCGGCGCGGCTGGAAGCGAGTCTACGACCTCGCCGAGCGCGCCATCCCGGACGAGCTGCTGCACGACGACATCGACGACCACGAGTGCATGCGGCGCCTCGTGGCCCAGGCCGGGGCGGCGATGGGCGTCGCGACGCGCGCCGACCTCGCGGACTACCACCGGCTCAAGGGTGAGCAGGTGGACGCGGTGCTTCCTGACACGGATCTGGTGCCCGTCCAGGTCGAGGGCTGGGGCAAGCCCGCCTGGGCCGACCCTGCGGTGCTCGAGTCCCCACCACGGGGGCGTCACCGTACGACGCTGCTCTCGCCGTTCGACTCCCTGGTCTGGGACAGGCCGCGTACGCAGCGGATATTCGACTTCACGCACAGGCTCGAGGCGTACGTGCCCAAGCCGAAGCGGATACACGGCTACTTCGCGATGCCGCTGCTCTCCGGCGGCAAGCTGCTGGGCCGGGTCGACCCGGGGCGGGAGGGCAACACCCTGCTGGCCCGCCAGGTCTCCATGGCCGGCCGGAAGGCGGTCGCGCCGATGGCGAAGGCTCT
- a CDS encoding GNAT family N-acetyltransferase has protein sequence MEPTTLTTERLLLRPLDERDVEPVRAACQDPEIVRWIPVPDPYGRKDAEDFVFGASRAGWRDDTMYNFGVFTKSGGLVGSMGLVRLAQLHTPERQAELGYWTVKEHRGKGYTVEAGRAVIDWAFSTLKAERLEWVAEVGNVASRAVALRLGFVMEGTQRARVAHRGTRRDAWVATLLPTDLGRQMETPYLPAAARLVADS, from the coding sequence ATGGAGCCCACCACCCTCACCACCGAACGCCTCTTGCTGCGTCCCCTGGACGAGAGAGACGTGGAACCGGTCCGGGCGGCCTGCCAGGACCCGGAGATCGTGCGCTGGATACCCGTGCCGGATCCGTACGGGCGCAAGGACGCGGAGGACTTCGTATTCGGTGCCAGCCGGGCGGGTTGGCGGGACGACACGATGTACAACTTCGGCGTCTTCACGAAATCGGGTGGCCTTGTCGGCTCGATGGGCCTGGTGCGGCTGGCCCAGCTGCACACTCCTGAACGGCAGGCGGAGCTCGGGTACTGGACCGTCAAGGAGCACCGCGGCAAGGGCTACACGGTGGAGGCCGGCCGCGCAGTGATCGACTGGGCGTTCTCGACCCTCAAGGCGGAGCGCCTGGAGTGGGTGGCGGAGGTGGGGAACGTGGCGTCGCGGGCCGTGGCCCTGCGGCTGGGATTCGTGATGGAGGGGACGCAGCGCGCGCGGGTCGCCCATCGCGGCACGAGGAGGGACGCGTGGGTCGCGACGCTGCTGCCCACCGATCTGGGGCGGCAGATGGAGACGCCGTATCTGCCCGCCGCCGCGCGTCTGGTCGCCGACAGCTGA
- the secA gene encoding preprotein translocase subunit SecA codes for MSVFGKLMRAGEGKILRRLDRIARQVNSIEEDFVDLSDAELRALTDEYKERYAEGESLDDLMPEAFATVREAAKRVLGERHYDVQIMGGAALHLGYVAEMKTGEGKTLVGTLPAYLNAVSGEGVHIITVNDYLAQRDSEWMGRVHRFLGLSVGCIVAHMTPAERREQYSCDITYGTNNEFGFDYLRDNMAWSKDELVQRGHNFAIVDEVDSILIDEARTPLIISGPADQATKWYSDFAKLVKRLEKGEAGDPRTQKPETGDYEVEEKKRTVGIHEQGVVKVEDWLGIDNLYESVNTPLVGYLNNAIKAKELYHKDKDYVVMDGEVMIVDEHTGRILAGRRYNEGMHQAIEAKEGVEIKDENQTLATITLQNFFRLYEKLSGMTGTAMTEAAEFHQIYKLGVVPIPTHRPLARADQADLIYRTEVSKFDAVVDDIADKYEKGQPVLVGTTSVEKSEYLSEQLNKRGVRHQVLNAKNHEREAAIVSEAGRKGSVTVATNMAGRGTDIKLGGNAEGMAEKELRDRGLDPVENAEEWAASLPAALEKSERSVKDAVEEVKELGGLYVLGTERHESRRIDNQLRGRSGRQGDPGESRFYLSLGDDLMRLFKAQMVERVMAMANVPDDVPIENKMVTRAIASAQSQVEQQNFEIRKNVLKYDEVLNRQREVIYGERRRVLEGEDLHEQVRHFMDDTIEAYVQAETVEGFAEEWDLDRLWSAFKQLYPVRVTVEELEEAAGEREGMTAEFIIESIKDDVHEQYDAREAELGSEIMRELERRVVLSVLDRKWREHLYEMDYLQEGIGLRAMAQKDPLVEYQREGFDMFQAMMDGIKEESVGYLFNLEVQVEQQVEEVPVEEKLPDEKASLEKEPQDVVAAGAAMGGAPAIRAKGLDAPQRPDRLHYSAPTAEGGVEEGELETGNGGPIRSEADGLTRAERRKAQKGKRKKK; via the coding sequence GTGTCCGTCTTCGGCAAGCTCATGCGCGCAGGTGAAGGGAAGATCCTGCGCAGGCTGGACCGCATCGCGCGGCAGGTGAATTCCATCGAAGAGGACTTCGTGGACCTGTCCGATGCCGAGCTCCGGGCCCTCACGGATGAGTACAAGGAGCGGTACGCGGAGGGCGAAAGCCTCGACGACCTGATGCCGGAGGCCTTCGCGACCGTGCGGGAGGCCGCCAAGCGCGTGCTCGGTGAGCGTCACTACGACGTCCAGATCATGGGCGGTGCGGCGCTGCACCTCGGTTACGTCGCGGAGATGAAGACCGGTGAGGGCAAGACCCTGGTCGGCACGCTGCCCGCGTATCTCAACGCCGTCTCGGGCGAGGGCGTCCACATCATCACGGTGAACGACTATCTCGCCCAGCGCGACTCGGAGTGGATGGGCCGCGTCCACCGCTTCCTCGGTCTCTCGGTCGGCTGCATCGTGGCGCACATGACGCCGGCGGAGCGTCGCGAGCAGTACAGCTGCGACATCACCTACGGCACCAACAACGAGTTCGGGTTCGACTACCTGCGCGACAACATGGCGTGGTCGAAGGACGAACTGGTCCAGCGCGGCCACAACTTTGCGATCGTCGACGAGGTCGACTCCATCCTCATCGACGAGGCGCGCACGCCGCTGATCATCTCGGGCCCCGCCGACCAGGCGACGAAGTGGTACAGCGACTTCGCCAAGCTCGTGAAGCGCCTGGAGAAGGGCGAGGCCGGCGATCCCCGCACGCAGAAGCCCGAGACCGGCGACTACGAGGTCGAGGAGAAGAAGCGCACGGTCGGCATCCACGAGCAGGGCGTCGTCAAGGTCGAGGACTGGCTCGGGATCGACAACCTCTACGAGTCGGTCAACACGCCGCTCGTCGGCTACCTGAACAACGCCATCAAGGCCAAGGAGCTCTACCACAAGGACAAGGACTACGTCGTCATGGACGGCGAGGTCATGATCGTGGACGAGCACACCGGCCGTATCCTCGCCGGCCGCCGCTACAACGAGGGCATGCACCAGGCGATCGAGGCCAAGGAAGGCGTCGAGATCAAGGACGAGAACCAGACTCTCGCCACGATCACCCTGCAGAACTTCTTCCGTCTCTACGAAAAGCTCTCGGGCATGACCGGTACGGCCATGACGGAGGCCGCCGAGTTCCACCAGATCTACAAGCTGGGTGTCGTCCCGATCCCGACGCACCGCCCGCTCGCCCGCGCCGACCAGGCCGACCTGATCTACCGCACCGAGGTGTCCAAGTTCGACGCGGTCGTCGACGACATCGCGGACAAGTACGAGAAGGGCCAGCCGGTGCTGGTCGGCACGACCTCGGTCGAGAAGTCGGAATACCTCTCGGAGCAGCTGAACAAGCGCGGCGTACGCCACCAGGTGCTCAACGCGAAGAACCACGAGCGGGAGGCCGCGATCGTCTCCGAGGCCGGCCGCAAGGGCTCGGTCACGGTGGCCACGAACATGGCCGGCCGCGGCACCGACATCAAGCTCGGCGGCAACGCCGAGGGCATGGCGGAGAAGGAGCTTCGCGACCGCGGCCTGGACCCGGTCGAGAACGCCGAGGAGTGGGCGGCGTCCCTGCCGGCAGCTCTGGAGAAGTCGGAGCGCTCGGTCAAGGACGCGGTCGAGGAGGTCAAGGAGCTCGGCGGCCTCTACGTGCTGGGCACCGAGCGCCACGAGTCGCGCCGCATCGACAACCAGCTCCGCGGCCGCTCGGGCCGTCAGGGCGACCCGGGCGAGTCCCGCTTCTACCTGTCGCTGGGTGACGACCTGATGCGCCTGTTCAAGGCGCAGATGGTCGAGCGCGTAATGGCGATGGCGAACGTGCCGGACGACGTCCCCATCGAGAACAAGATGGTGACCAGGGCCATCGCCTCCGCCCAGTCCCAGGTCGAGCAGCAGAACTTCGAGATCCGCAAGAACGTCCTGAAGTACGACGAGGTGCTCAACCGGCAGCGCGAGGTCATCTACGGCGAGCGCCGCCGCGTCCTGGAGGGCGAGGACCTGCACGAGCAGGTGCGGCACTTCATGGACGACACGATCGAGGCGTACGTACAGGCCGAGACGGTCGAAGGCTTCGCCGAGGAGTGGGACCTGGACCGGCTGTGGAGCGCGTTCAAGCAGCTCTACCCGGTGCGCGTGACCGTCGAGGAGCTGGAAGAAGCAGCCGGCGAACGCGAGGGCATGACCGCCGAGTTCATCATCGAGTCCATCAAGGACGACGTCCACGAGCAGTACGACGCGCGTGAGGCGGAACTCGGCAGCGAGATCATGCGTGAGCTGGAGCGGCGCGTGGTCCTCTCGGTGCTCGACCGCAAGTGGCGTGAGCACCTCTACGAGATGGACTATCTCCAGGAGGGCATCGGCCTGCGCGCCATGGCGCAGAAGGACCCGCTGGTCGAGTACCAGCGCGAGGGCTTCGACATGTTCCAGGCCATGATGGACGGGATCAAGGAGGAGTCCGTCGGCTACCTGTTCAACCTGGAGGTCCAGGTCGAGCAGCAGGTCGAAGAGGTCCCCGTCGAGGAAAAGCTGCCCGACGAGAAGGCTTCGCTGGAGAAGGAGCCGCAGGACGTGGTCGCCGCGGGTGCGGCGATGGGCGGCGCTCCCGCCATCCGGGCCAAGGGCCTGGACGCCCCGCAGCGTCCGGACAGGCTCCACTACTCCGCGCCGACCGCGGAAGGCGGCGTCGAGGAGGGCGAGTTGGAGACCGGCAACGGCGGCCCCATCCGCTCCGAGGCCGACGGCCTGACCCGGGCGGAGCGCCGCAAGGCTCAGAAGGGCAAGCGGAAGAAGAAGTGA
- a CDS encoding Rv3235 family protein: protein MPTPPAAASPRSRRTTARKAPPGRRDSRRPEIRRPGPVTPRPSASPSASALRAAAARERERQPPFWFASRLVLVLSGQRPVHSLLGHIRSSAYEELSGLASRAPLRPRGADRTSPAVLDARGTRPSDGVIEAFARIVTGNRQRAMAFRLELCPDRRWRCAAVELDGQSPSDRP, encoded by the coding sequence ATGCCCACACCACCCGCGGCCGCCTCGCCCCGGAGCCGCCGGACCACCGCACGCAAGGCCCCGCCGGGACGCCGGGACTCGCGCCGTCCTGAGATCCGGCGTCCAGGGCCCGTCACGCCCCGCCCCTCCGCCTCCCCCTCGGCCTCCGCACTGAGGGCCGCAGCCGCGAGGGAACGGGAGCGGCAGCCGCCGTTCTGGTTCGCCAGCCGCCTGGTGCTCGTGCTCAGCGGCCAGCGCCCCGTCCACTCGCTTCTGGGACACATCCGCAGCTCCGCCTACGAAGAGCTCTCCGGCCTCGCCTCGCGCGCTCCGCTGCGCCCGCGCGGAGCGGACCGTACGAGTCCGGCCGTGCTGGACGCACGTGGCACCCGTCCCAGCGACGGTGTGATCGAGGCGTTCGCGCGGATCGTTACGGGCAACCGGCAGCGGGCCATGGCCTTCCGCCTGGAGCTCTGCCCAGACCGGCGCTGGCGCTGCGCGGCGGTCGAGCTGGACGGCCAGTCGCCGTCGGACCGGCCCTGA